One Entelurus aequoreus isolate RoL-2023_Sb linkage group LG09, RoL_Eaeq_v1.1, whole genome shotgun sequence genomic window carries:
- the LOC133656752 gene encoding neuronal PAS domain-containing protein 4-like gives MVHHRSTKGASKARRDHINHEIRNMRALLPIPQEEQERLSYLHSMSAICTYIRKSVVFKGIPSGDGCSLPYEAFLQALHGFILVTTAQGRLVYVSENVAQYLGLSMVDVLQGDSIYDMVERADFHTVQSTLKGYGEKRASSERSFVCCMQTSRAFKQQHGSCSMLVRGSFQSFHQQCPVPNSESLFVALCTPTVDRLRDTESHLCPCFHSKHNLDMSLAQLSHSVFYFLGYSADKMVGRSWYTLIHPEDLSSSLNYHREMLQADEGIQLRMVLRLQCKDLSWTWCYICANKEATYIFCTNFIISEAEARFLQKTICNYALSSSSLSSPSSSSPSSSSPSSSSSSSSVESEQTESLTSRCFKRQRTSNSQSEDAASRPKMESDEDIYYAAHASAPPLGGSPALFSPPYSPASCSSPTQQEVLGRDLLMDVHGYADQLLSSPEASSPSYFSYPEAALTCHLSPRDALPPQRTFEQEVYATLDPRSPLSPSSPAYDFPACASDARSVPDGFSVSDMSESSVDRVLHQEDFSLLEPPEDGSLHQVHHVPQLGLLPTPNQSPPSVTSEQYNETEQAEISILAQQISSLACSFDMFGPVNPLQSVQTVSPQDCSYAWPSPSGVHAKPDLPLLDSLLKDLDMGPPFAGSTLPTSGAALHPFSLQLVCRDQTTELHQLNHFMQSSLQQGHFC, from the exons ATGGTCCATCACAGGTCCACCAAAGGAGCGTCCAAAGCGCGACGCGACCACATCAATCACGAGATCAGGAATATGCGAGCTCTGCTGCCAATCCCCCAAGAGGAGCAGGAGCGCCTCTCCTACCTGCACTCCATGTCCGCCATCTGCACCTACATCAGGAAGTCGGTTGTCTTCAAGG GGATCCCCTCGGGCGACGGCTGCTCTCTGCCTTATGAGGCCTTTCTTCAAGCCCTGCATGGCTTCATCCTGGTCACTACCGCCCAAGGGAGGCTGGTCTATGTGTCGGAAAATGTGGCCCAATATCTCGGCCTTTCCATG GTAGACGTGCTTCAAGGAGACAGCATATATGACATGGTGGAACGTGCTGACTTCCACACTGTCCAGTCCACCCTGAAAGGATACGGCGAAAAGAGAGCATCGTCAG AGAGGAGCTTTGTATGCTGCATGCAGACCTCTAGGGCTTTTAAACAGCAGCATGGCAGCTGCTCCATGCTGGTCAGAGGCAGCTTCCAATCCTTCCATCAGCAGTGTCCAGTCCCCAACAGCGAGTCCCTCTTTGTGGCGCTGTGCACCCCCACAGTGGACCGCCTGAGGGACACAGAGTCCCACTTGTGTCCTTGCTTCCACAGCAAACACAACTTGGACATGAGCTTGGCGCAGCTCTCGCACAG TGTTTTCTATTTTTTGGGGTACTCAGCGGACAAAATGGTGGGGCGATCGTGGTACACTTTAATCCATCCAGAAGATCTATCTTCAAGTTTGAATTACCACAGAGAAATGT TGCAAGCAGACGAGGGCATCCAGCTGAGGATGGTGCTGAGACTTCAATGCAAAGATCTGTCATGGACTtggtgctacatttgtgctaacAAAGAGGCCACTTACATCTTCTGCACTAACTTCATCATAAG TGAAGCAGAGGCCCGGTTTCTGCAGAAGACAATCTGCAATTATGCACTGAGCTCATCATCCTTATCATCACCATCATCCTCATCCCCATCAtcctcatcaccatcatcatcatcatcatcatcatcagtggaAAGTGAGCAGACTGAGAGTCTGACCTCCAGATGCTTTAAGAGGCAGCGGACGTCAAACAGCCAGAGTGAGGACGCAGCTTCCAGACCCAAGATGGAGTCTGATGAAGACATTTACTATGCGGCGCACGCCTCAGCTCCTCCTCTGGGGGGCAGCCCTGCTCTCTTCTCTCCTCCCTACAGTCCCGCCTCCTGCAGCTCCCCCACTCAGCAAGAAGTGCTGGGCCGTGACCTTCTGATGGATGTGCACGGATACGCCGATCAGCTGTTGTCCTCCCCTGAGGCTTCTTCTCCCTCCTACTTCTCCTACCCGGAAGCGGCGCTCACCTGTCACCTTTCACCCCGCGACGCCCTCCCCCCGCAGCGCACCTTCGAGCAGGAAGTCTACGCCACCCTCGACCCCCGCTCTCCGCTCTCGCCTTCATCGCCGGCGTATGATTTCCCAGCCTGCGCGTCCGACGCTCGATCCGTTCCAGATGGCTTCTCTGTGTCGGACATGAGCGAGAGCTCCGTGGACCGTGTCCTGCATCAGGAGGACTTCAGCCTTCTGGAGCCGCCAGAAGATGGCAGCCTTCACCAAGTGCACCACGTGCCCCAGCTGGGGTTGCTTCCCACGCCCAATCAGTCGCCGCCATCCGTGACGTCTGAGCAGTACAACGAGACGGAGCAGGCGGAGATCAGCATCCTGGCTCAGCAGATCTCCTCCTTGGCGTGCAGTTTCGACATGTTCGGCCCCGTGAATCCTCTCCAAAGTGTTCAAACCGTGTCCCCCCAAGACTGCTCATATGCTTGGCCTTCGCCCTCTGGCGTCCATGCTAAACCTGACCTGCCATTGTTAGACAGCCTCCTCAAGGACCTGGACATGGGCCCCCCCTTCGCAGGGAGCACTCTGCCGACTAGCGGCGCAGCTTTACATCCCTTCAGCCTGCAGTTGGTATGCCGCGACCAAACCACAGAGTTGCATCAACTTAACCACTTTATGCAAAGTAGCCTCCAGCAAGGACATTTCTGTTAA